The following coding sequences lie in one Cyanobacterium sp. Dongsha4 genomic window:
- the grrP gene encoding extracellular substrate binding-like orphan protein GrrP: protein MALILSVGIKPAFAETVVERISRTGNLVVGTPFGLVPYAYNNPNEELDGYSIDVVKQIQKQLELRLDEPIQLSFVEVNNISDAVSKILTGEIDIACNTVFTWQRDQFVDYTLGYTQSDIRLLIPKGKKVDSFSGKKIGIPPLTFVYSAISLNHPDATLVEVKTTEEGLQALKEGKIDALAGDAIILDGESQQAQMTADFELFPKGAQGYGNYGVSCIVPENNSTFLNVANYAIARMMEGYLVGNEEMTTMVNRWLGEDGVISIVTTEQLKSFFRNTINNYEQIPFDN, encoded by the coding sequence ATTGTCAGTGGGAATAAAACCAGCTTTTGCTGAGACGGTAGTAGAGAGAATTTCCAGAACGGGTAATTTGGTGGTTGGTACTCCTTTTGGTTTAGTACCTTATGCTTATAACAATCCTAACGAAGAATTAGACGGTTATTCCATTGATGTTGTTAAACAAATTCAAAAACAATTAGAATTACGACTTGATGAACCAATTCAACTTAGCTTTGTTGAAGTTAATAATATTTCCGATGCTGTTTCCAAAATTTTGACAGGGGAAATTGATATTGCTTGTAATACTGTATTTACTTGGCAACGAGATCAATTTGTGGACTATACCCTAGGTTACACTCAATCTGATATTCGTTTATTAATTCCTAAAGGCAAAAAAGTAGATAGTTTCTCCGGGAAAAAAATTGGTATTCCGCCTTTAACTTTTGTGTATTCAGCTATTTCTCTGAATCATCCTGATGCGACTTTAGTGGAAGTTAAAACTACAGAAGAGGGTTTACAAGCCTTAAAAGAGGGCAAGATTGACGCTCTGGCAGGAGACGCTATTATCTTAGACGGGGAGTCTCAACAGGCACAAATGACGGCAGATTTTGAGCTATTCCCGAAAGGTGCGCAAGGTTATGGTAATTATGGGGTTTCTTGTATTGTCCCTGAAAATAATTCTACTTTTCTTAATGTAGCTAATTATGCGATCGCACGTATGATGGAAGGTTACTTAGTGGGCAATGAAGAAATGACGACTATGGTTAACCGATGGCTAGGAGAAGATGGGGTTATCTCTATTGTGACAACAGAACAGTTAAAAAGTTTCTTTCGCAATACAATCAATAACTACGAACAAATTCCCTTTGATAATTAA
- the grrA gene encoding GrrA/OscA1 family cyclophane-containing rSAM-modified RiPP, whose translation MIKTTNTTWMGFLLAISTVAYCGSSHATTPDSIKESLNPLENRISRIAEVLKEREKQLQQEGESDNNFTSDMDDNLIAGGWGNGRGGSWVDSNRGSFVNNRRGWDNWRGWDDWGRWTNRSPWRNGGGFLNRR comes from the coding sequence ATGATAAAAACAACTAATACAACTTGGATGGGTTTTTTATTAGCAATATCTACCGTTGCTTATTGCGGTTCATCCCATGCCACAACCCCAGATTCCATCAAAGAATCTTTAAACCCCCTAGAAAATCGCATTAGTCGTATAGCAGAGGTGTTGAAAGAAAGAGAAAAGCAACTACAACAAGAGGGAGAATCTGACAATAATTTCACTTCTGACATGGATGATAACCTCATAGCAGGTGGTTGGGGAAATGGAAGAGGAGGCAGTTGGGTTGACAGCAATCGGGGTAGTTTTGTCAATAATCGACGAGGTTGGGATAACTGGAGAGGTTGGGATGACTGGGGAAGATGGACAAATCGCTCTCCTTGGCGTAATGGTGGAGGTTTTCTCAATCGCCGTTAG
- the grrM gene encoding cyclophane-forming radical SAM/SPASM peptide maturase GrrM/OscB, giving the protein MLTSQEKINYLRSENQEFGPISLVVIQPNSFCNLDCDYCYLPDRNLKNKLSLDLIEPIFKSIFTSPFCRDNFTICWHAGEPLTMPISFYKSAFEIIENTSKKYNQTEFSFNYSYQTNGTLITQAWCDFWQQYPLSIGVSIDGPAFLHDAHRKNRKGGNSHELTMRGIKYLQKNNIPYNTISVITKDSLDYPDEMFNFFAENEIYDLAFNMEETEGVNDSSSLNGSEIEKKYRYFIERFWQLITESKLPFFIREFETLISLIYHQKRLNHTEMNHPFSIINIDYQGNFSTFDPELLSVKTPEYGDFIFGNILTDSLESICETEKFKRIYQEIKTGVKLCAENCHYFGLCGGGAGSNKYWENGTFASSETQTCRYRIQILTDVVLDAIEQSLGVTANNP; this is encoded by the coding sequence ATGTTAACTAGCCAAGAAAAAATTAATTATCTCCGTTCAGAAAATCAAGAGTTTGGACCGATTTCTTTAGTGGTTATTCAACCTAACTCATTTTGCAATTTAGACTGTGACTATTGTTATTTGCCCGATCGCAACTTAAAAAATAAACTCTCACTAGATTTAATTGAACCTATTTTTAAAAGTATTTTTACTAGCCCTTTTTGTCGAGATAATTTTACTATATGTTGGCACGCAGGAGAACCATTAACCATGCCAATTTCTTTTTATAAATCAGCTTTTGAAATAATTGAAAATACCAGTAAAAAATATAATCAAACTGAATTTAGTTTTAATTATTCTTATCAAACCAATGGTACTTTAATTACACAGGCATGGTGTGATTTTTGGCAACAATATCCTCTTAGTATTGGGGTTAGCATTGATGGTCCTGCCTTTTTACATGACGCTCACCGTAAAAATAGAAAAGGAGGTAATTCCCATGAATTAACCATGAGAGGAATTAAATATCTACAAAAAAATAATATCCCTTATAATACTATTTCCGTTATAACAAAGGATTCCTTAGATTATCCTGATGAAATGTTTAATTTTTTTGCGGAAAATGAAATTTATGATCTTGCTTTTAATATGGAAGAAACCGAGGGAGTTAATGATTCTAGTTCATTAAATGGCAGTGAAATTGAAAAAAAATATCGTTATTTCATTGAAAGATTTTGGCAGTTAATAACAGAAAGTAAATTACCCTTTTTTATCAGAGAATTTGAAACATTAATTAGTTTAATTTATCATCAAAAAAGATTAAACCATACCGAAATGAATCATCCTTTCTCTATTATTAATATAGATTATCAAGGTAATTTTTCCACCTTTGATCCTGAATTATTATCGGTCAAAACTCCTGAATATGGTGATTTTATTTTTGGTAATATTTTAACTGATTCTTTAGAGTCAATTTGTGAAACGGAAAAATTTAAGCGCATTTATCAGGAAATAAAAACAGGGGTCAAATTATGTGCCGAAAATTGTCATTATTTTGGTTTATGTGGTGGCGGTGCAGGTAGTAATAAATATTGGGAAAATGGTACTTTTGCCTCTAGCGAAACTCAAACTTGTCGTTATCGTATTCAAATTTTAACTGATGTGGTTTTAGATGCGATCGAGCAATCTTTGGGAGTCACTGCAAATAATCCATGA
- the hslO gene encoding Hsp33 family molecular chaperone HslO gives MADHLIRATAADGGIRAVGVITTKAVQEARDRHKLSYVATAALGRAMSSGLLLVSNMKKEGSRVNIKIKGNGPLGGLLVDARLDGTVRGYVSNPFVELPPNSKGKLDVGGAVGKEGYLYVVRDMGYGYPYSSTVELISGEVGEDIAHYLGTSEQTPSALLVGVFVGKQGVTASGGILLQVLPKAAEDPQLVETLESRVSQLTGFTPLLRQGKTLPDIFTDLLGDFGLNIFPEIQMIRFDCGCSFDRVLGALKMLGTDELADMIEKDGGAEATCQFCGEVYHANVDHLHDLIEDLKTGNG, from the coding sequence ATGGCAGATCATTTAATTAGAGCAACAGCGGCCGATGGTGGTATTCGTGCAGTGGGGGTTATCACCACTAAAGCAGTGCAAGAGGCAAGGGATAGACACAAATTATCTTATGTAGCTACTGCGGCATTAGGAAGGGCGATGTCATCGGGTTTGCTTTTAGTTTCTAATATGAAAAAGGAAGGGTCTAGGGTAAATATTAAAATTAAGGGAAATGGCCCTTTAGGTGGTTTGTTAGTCGATGCAAGATTAGATGGCACGGTGAGAGGCTATGTTTCTAATCCTTTTGTGGAATTACCCCCCAATAGTAAGGGAAAATTAGATGTGGGCGGTGCTGTGGGCAAGGAAGGTTATCTTTATGTTGTTAGGGATATGGGTTATGGTTATCCTTACTCTAGTACTGTTGAATTGATTTCAGGGGAAGTAGGAGAAGATATTGCTCATTATCTAGGTACATCAGAACAAACTCCTTCTGCTTTATTGGTGGGAGTATTTGTGGGAAAACAAGGAGTTACCGCTTCTGGAGGTATTTTATTGCAGGTATTACCAAAGGCGGCAGAAGATCCACAATTAGTGGAAACTTTGGAATCTCGTGTTAGTCAGTTAACTGGTTTTACTCCTTTATTACGTCAAGGGAAAACTTTACCTGATATTTTTACGGATTTATTGGGGGATTTTGGTTTAAATATTTTCCCTGAAATTCAGATGATAAGATTTGATTGTGGATGTTCTTTCGATCGCGTTTTAGGTGCTTTAAAAATGTTAGGTACTGATGAGTTGGCGGATATGATTGAAAAAGATGGAGGGGCAGAAGCTACTTGTCAATTCTGTGGAGAAGTGTATCACGCTAATGTTGATCATCTCCATGATTTAATCGAAGATTTGAAAACTGGCAATGGATAA
- the psb29 gene encoding photosystem II biogenesis protein Psp29 → MDKNRTVSDTKRSFYQHHQRPINSIYRRVVEELMVEMHLLAVNVDFNPDPIYYLGVYQSFQQFMQGYKPESDKESIFNALCQSVEDNPQEYISKSQTLLNFAEGKSAQEILDWLLNPSGEGDLEGVASHWRGNLENPRFKYSRLFAIGFYTLIEKGDGEFIKDESKFTDFIQPLIDKLQLPVEKLKKDLDLYRSNLEKMNQMLSVMADVLEAERKKKQAESK, encoded by the coding sequence GTGGATAAAAATCGCACTGTTTCCGACACTAAAAGAAGTTTTTATCAACATCATCAACGCCCCATTAACTCTATCTATCGTCGTGTGGTAGAAGAATTAATGGTAGAAATGCACCTCTTAGCAGTTAATGTTGATTTTAATCCCGATCCTATTTATTATCTGGGAGTGTATCAAAGTTTTCAACAATTCATGCAGGGTTATAAACCTGAGTCAGATAAAGAATCTATTTTCAATGCTTTATGTCAATCCGTTGAAGATAACCCTCAAGAATATATCAGCAAATCACAAACTTTACTAAATTTTGCCGAAGGGAAATCTGCTCAAGAAATTCTTGATTGGCTATTAAACCCTTCTGGAGAGGGAGATTTAGAAGGTGTTGCTTCTCATTGGCGTGGTAATTTAGAAAATCCTCGCTTTAAATATAGTCGTTTATTTGCCATTGGTTTCTATACTTTAATAGAAAAAGGTGACGGTGAATTTATTAAAGATGAAAGTAAATTTACTGATTTTATTCAGCCCTTAATTGATAAATTACAACTGCCAGTAGAAAAACTGAAAAAAGATTTAGATTTATACCGTAGTAACTTAGAAAAAATGAATCAAATGCTAAGTGTAATGGCAGATGTTTTGGAAGCCGAAAGAAAGAAAAAACAAGCAGAGAGTAAATAG
- the serS gene encoding serine--tRNA ligase — protein sequence MLDIKKIRENPQEVLDKLHKRSPNYELQSILDLDSKQRDIQNIRTELQARSNEIGKLIGQKMREGANPQSEEIIALKQEGNEVKAKLADLEPQERELKANIEALLLELPNLPSDTTPVGKDESQNVEVRRWGDEFIPENKDIIPHGDIGEKWGIINSERAVKVAQSRFIALIGAGAALERALINFMLDQQIEAGYVEIMPPVLVNSETLQGTGQLPKFAEESFKCDKDDLWLTPTAEVPVTNFYRQEILEAEMLPIYHCAFTPCFRREAGSYGRDMRGLIRLHQFHKVELVKIVHPDVSVEEHEKMVKDAERILQALKLPYRVLELCTGDIGFSAAKCYDLEVWMPSANTYREISSCSNCFDFQARRADIRFKEKGKKGTEYVHTLNGSGLAVGRTMAAILENYQLPDGNVRIPEVLQPYLKRDLLIVE from the coding sequence ATGTTAGACATCAAAAAAATTAGAGAAAATCCCCAAGAAGTTTTAGATAAATTACATAAGCGTAGTCCCAATTATGAATTGCAATCTATTCTTGATTTAGATAGTAAGCAAAGAGACATTCAAAATATTAGGACAGAATTACAAGCCCGTAGTAACGAAATCGGTAAATTAATTGGGCAGAAAATGAGGGAAGGGGCAAACCCTCAAAGTGAAGAAATAATCGCTCTCAAACAAGAGGGAAATGAAGTTAAAGCTAAATTAGCGGATTTAGAACCTCAAGAAAGAGAGTTAAAAGCTAATATTGAGGCTTTACTGTTAGAGTTACCTAACTTACCCAGTGATACCACTCCTGTGGGCAAAGATGAAAGCCAAAATGTGGAGGTGAGAAGATGGGGGGATGAGTTTATCCCTGAAAATAAGGATATTATCCCTCATGGAGATATTGGGGAAAAATGGGGCATTATCAACTCAGAAAGGGCGGTAAAAGTTGCTCAAAGTCGCTTTATTGCGTTAATTGGTGCTGGTGCGGCTTTAGAAAGGGCTTTAATCAATTTTATGTTGGATCAACAAATTGAGGCGGGATATGTGGAAATTATGCCTCCTGTGTTGGTGAATAGTGAAACTTTACAAGGTACAGGGCAGTTACCGAAGTTTGCGGAAGAAAGTTTTAAATGTGATAAAGATGATTTATGGTTAACTCCTACAGCAGAAGTGCCTGTAACTAATTTCTATCGTCAGGAAATTCTTGAGGCGGAAATGTTACCGATTTATCATTGTGCTTTTACTCCTTGTTTTAGGCGAGAGGCAGGTAGTTATGGTAGAGATATGCGAGGATTAATCCGTTTGCATCAATTTCATAAGGTAGAATTGGTGAAAATTGTTCATCCTGATGTTAGCGTGGAAGAGCATGAGAAAATGGTCAAGGATGCGGAAAGAATTTTACAGGCTTTGAAACTGCCCTATCGAGTTTTAGAGTTATGTACAGGAGATATTGGTTTTAGTGCGGCGAAGTGTTATGACTTGGAGGTGTGGATGCCTTCGGCTAATACTTATAGGGAAATTTCTAGTTGTTCTAATTGCTTTGATTTTCAGGCGAGAAGGGCAGATATTCGTTTTAAGGAAAAAGGTAAAAAGGGAACAGAGTATGTACATACTCTCAATGGTTCTGGTTTGGCAGTGGGGCGCACTATGGCGGCAATTTTAGAAAATTATCAACTGCCTGATGGTAATGTCCGCATTCCAGAGGTTTTGCAACCTTATTTAAAGAGAGATTTGTTAATTGTTGAATAA
- the rdgB gene encoding RdgB/HAM1 family non-canonical purine NTP pyrophosphatase: MKKLVVATSNAGKLKEMEKHLSDFGVELALKPPEFDVEETGITFGENARLKASQTAKTLGEWSIADDSGLEVMALNGQPGIYSARYGKTDQERIGRLLRELAPFEDRSAQFVCAIAVSNPQGEIVIETEGICQGQILTEIKGEGGFGYDPVFYVPEVGQTFAQMPSELKQKLSHRGKAFANLQPLLKSLLESEGK; this comes from the coding sequence ATGAAAAAATTAGTCGTTGCTACCAGTAATGCGGGAAAACTGAAGGAGATGGAAAAACATTTATCGGATTTTGGGGTGGAATTGGCTCTCAAGCCTCCAGAATTTGATGTGGAAGAAACGGGGATTACTTTTGGGGAAAATGCTCGTTTGAAGGCTTCACAGACTGCGAAAACCCTCGGAGAATGGTCGATCGCAGATGATTCAGGACTAGAAGTAATGGCGTTAAATGGGCAACCGGGTATTTATTCGGCTCGTTATGGTAAAACGGATCAAGAGCGTATTGGAAGGCTATTGAGAGAGTTAGCACCCTTTGAAGATAGATCCGCTCAGTTTGTATGTGCGATCGCAGTTTCTAATCCTCAAGGAGAAATTGTCATTGAGACAGAGGGAATTTGTCAGGGGCAAATATTGACGGAAATTAAAGGGGAAGGGGGTTTTGGTTATGATCCTGTGTTTTATGTACCTGAAGTGGGTCAAACTTTCGCTCAAATGCCTTCTGAGTTGAAACAAAAATTAAGCCATCGTGGCAAAGCATTTGCCAATTTACAACCATTATTAAAATCTTTGCTTGAATCAGAGGGAAAATAA
- a CDS encoding ROK family protein: protein MQPEVIGVDLGGTAIKLGRFTQDGSCLESVTIPTPQPATPKAVIDAIASMVKQLNSQNQAIAIGVGTPGPTDAQGRIALVAINLTGWENVALADELEAKTGLKTTIANDANCAGLGEAWLGAGKNYHNSILLTLGTGVGGAIILNDKLFTGHLGAAGELGLITLNPDGPPCNSGNRGSLEQYVSATAIIRETGKNPAELATLAEQNDSTALMFWHNYGKQLGAGLASLIYILTPEVVIIGGGVSAGAKYFLSSTQKEIEKRVLPSSRINLKITVAQLGNQAGMVGAAKLAWDKVALWKNIT from the coding sequence ATGCAACCAGAAGTTATTGGCGTTGATTTAGGTGGTACTGCCATAAAATTAGGTCGTTTTACTCAAGATGGTAGTTGTTTGGAATCCGTTACTATTCCCACTCCCCAACCTGCCACTCCCAAAGCGGTGATAGATGCGATCGCCTCTATGGTTAAACAATTAAATAGCCAAAACCAAGCCATAGCCATAGGTGTAGGAACTCCCGGCCCTACTGATGCTCAGGGGAGAATCGCCCTTGTTGCCATTAATTTAACAGGATGGGAAAATGTAGCCCTAGCCGATGAATTAGAAGCAAAAACAGGCTTAAAAACCACCATTGCCAATGATGCCAACTGTGCAGGATTAGGAGAAGCGTGGTTAGGTGCAGGAAAAAATTATCATAACTCCATCCTCTTGACATTAGGTACAGGAGTTGGAGGAGCAATTATTCTCAACGACAAACTATTCACAGGGCATTTAGGAGCGGCAGGAGAACTGGGATTAATCACCCTTAACCCTGACGGGCCTCCTTGCAACAGTGGTAATCGAGGCTCATTAGAGCAGTATGTTTCAGCTACAGCAATCATTCGTGAAACAGGAAAAAACCCAGCAGAGTTAGCAACCCTCGCCGAACAAAACGACTCTACCGCCCTGATGTTTTGGCACAATTATGGTAAGCAATTAGGAGCAGGATTAGCCAGTTTAATTTATATCCTTACTCCCGAAGTAGTTATTATTGGGGGAGGAGTTTCGGCTGGTGCAAAATACTTTCTCTCTTCCACACAAAAGGAAATCGAAAAAAGAGTCTTACCCAGTTCCCGTATTAACTTAAAAATAACAGTTGCCCAACTAGGAAATCAAGCAGGAATGGTGGGGGCGGCAAAATTAGCATGGGACAAAGTTGCACTCTGGAAGAACATAACTTGA
- a CDS encoding metallophosphoesterase family protein gives MSHKRLVIGDVHGHYEALCSLFNHIAPTQEDQVYFLGDLIDRGPESSQVVEFVMKNDYHCILGNHEIMLLDALGNGKLNHQAFQSWLQNGGNATVMSYGHKMPSPEHLDWMKSLPFFFDLGDYWLVHAGVDPRLNITQQSPDQFCWIRSEFHSTEKAYFKDKTIIIGHTITFTFNGLKPGQIAKGEGWLGIDTGVYHHGQGWLSALDLNTDTVYQVDSFGKNFRSLPLSEVTHNVNTRKLFARRQKALF, from the coding sequence ATGAGTCACAAAAGATTGGTTATCGGAGATGTTCATGGTCACTACGAAGCATTATGTTCCTTGTTTAATCACATTGCACCCACTCAAGAGGATCAAGTTTATTTTTTAGGGGATTTAATTGATCGTGGTCCTGAAAGTTCTCAGGTAGTAGAATTTGTCATGAAAAATGACTACCATTGCATCCTTGGTAATCACGAAATTATGTTACTCGATGCTTTAGGAAACGGAAAACTTAATCATCAAGCCTTCCAATCGTGGTTACAAAATGGAGGCAACGCTACTGTAATGAGTTATGGTCATAAAATGCCCTCGCCTGAACATCTAGACTGGATGAAAAGTCTTCCCTTCTTCTTTGACTTAGGAGATTATTGGTTAGTTCATGCTGGAGTTGACCCCCGTTTAAATATTACTCAACAATCCCCAGATCAATTTTGTTGGATTCGCTCAGAATTTCATAGTACTGAAAAGGCTTATTTTAAAGATAAAACAATCATCATCGGTCACACTATAACTTTTACCTTTAATGGACTAAAACCGGGGCAAATTGCCAAAGGAGAAGGATGGCTCGGTATAGATACAGGAGTTTATCATCATGGGCAAGGATGGCTAAGTGCCTTAGACTTAAATACAGATACTGTTTATCAGGTAGATAGTTTTGGTAAAAACTTCCGTTCTCTTCCTCTGTCTGAAGTAACCCATAACGTTAACACTCGTAAGTTATTTGCTCGTCGCCAAAAGGCATTATTTTAA
- a CDS encoding tRNA-(ms[2]io[6]A)-hydroxylase, which produces MSSFTKIKLLCQPTQSAWLEQALDNLDLILLDHSHCERKAAGVAVNFLFRYPAHEDLVYQLTAIAQEELEHFEQVNQWLKKKNIPLAPLKPSPYGATLKQTIRKQEPHRLLDSLLISALIEARSHERLGLLAQHCPDLELAKFYRGLMASEARHYGIYWVLATQYFDRTIVDLRLSELAQLESDTLSNLHPEPRIHS; this is translated from the coding sequence GTGTCTAGTTTCACTAAAATTAAGTTACTTTGTCAACCCACTCAGTCTGCATGGTTAGAACAGGCTTTGGATAATCTTGATCTCATTTTACTAGATCACTCTCATTGTGAACGCAAAGCGGCGGGGGTAGCTGTGAATTTTTTGTTTCGCTATCCTGCCCATGAGGATTTAGTTTATCAGTTAACGGCGATCGCACAGGAGGAGTTAGAACATTTTGAGCAGGTAAATCAATGGTTAAAGAAAAAGAATATTCCTCTCGCTCCGTTAAAACCTTCTCCTTATGGTGCTACTTTGAAACAGACTATTAGAAAACAAGAACCTCACAGGCTTTTAGATTCTTTGCTCATCTCTGCTTTAATTGAAGCGCGATCGCATGAAAGATTAGGATTACTTGCCCAACATTGTCCTGACTTGGAGTTAGCAAAGTTTTACCGAGGATTAATGGCTTCTGAGGCTAGACATTATGGCATTTACTGGGTATTGGCTACTCAATACTTCGATCGCACCATTGTTGATTTACGCCTATCTGAATTAGCACAACTAGAAAGTGATACTTTAAGTAACCTTCATCCTGAACCGAGAATTCATAGTTAA
- a CDS encoding DUF2839 domain-containing protein, producing MGESKRRKDNLGDDYGKEERLYPWLPLTKKQAEDAYKLTTRGAWIGIGLLAFTWITIRFIGPGFGWWSVN from the coding sequence ATGGGAGAATCAAAACGTAGAAAAGACAACTTAGGGGATGATTACGGTAAAGAAGAAAGACTTTATCCTTGGCTACCCCTCACCAAAAAACAAGCAGAAGATGCCTATAAATTAACCACTCGTGGTGCTTGGATTGGTATTGGGCTCTTAGCTTTTACTTGGATTACTATTCGTTTTATCGGTCCGGGTTTTGGCTGGTGGAGTGTTAATTAA
- a CDS encoding leucyl aminopeptidase, whose amino-acid sequence MDIKVRNTNKLDWSGSALALGFFADDNLSLTEELNLLDQKLGNTISELIAETEFTGKEGVSAIARVGGDSAIKKIIIIGLGKAEDVTLDTFRQAGGNIARIAKQGKVAKLGVAINCDNYEDEILAQVISEGIILASHQDNRFKSEPEESKINLDTIELLGLSASESAITKAQNIASGVILARELVNSPANDINPVTMAEMVQNLASAHNLELTILEQAECEKLGMGAFLGVAKASDLPPKFIHLVYKPQGTAKRKLAIVGKGLTFDSGGLNLKVSGSGIETMKMDMGGAAATFGAAKAIALLKPDVEVHFISAVTENMISGKAMHPGDILTASNGKTIEVNNTDAEGRLTLADALVYADKLGVDAMVDLATLTGACIVALGNDIAGLWTTEDKLANELKIAAEAGGEKFWQMPMESKYFEQMKSPIADMKNTGTRAGGSITAALFLQQFVKDTPWAHLDIAGPVWADKPSAVNNEGGTGFAVRTLVNWVINN is encoded by the coding sequence ATGGATATAAAAGTCAGAAATACTAATAAATTAGATTGGAGTGGTTCAGCTTTAGCATTAGGTTTTTTCGCTGATGACAACCTCAGTCTAACAGAAGAATTAAATCTCTTAGATCAAAAATTAGGAAATACCATCAGTGAGTTAATCGCTGAAACAGAATTTACAGGGAAAGAAGGAGTAAGTGCGATCGCACGTGTGGGGGGAGATAGTGCCATCAAAAAAATTATTATCATTGGTTTAGGAAAAGCAGAAGATGTTACCTTAGATACTTTTCGTCAGGCAGGAGGAAATATAGCCCGTATTGCCAAGCAGGGAAAAGTGGCAAAATTAGGGGTAGCAATAAATTGTGACAATTATGAAGACGAAATTCTAGCTCAAGTTATCAGCGAAGGTATAATTCTCGCTTCTCATCAAGACAATCGTTTTAAATCTGAGCCAGAGGAAAGTAAAATCAATCTCGATACCATTGAATTACTGGGATTATCTGCCAGTGAATCAGCAATCACTAAAGCCCAAAATATTGCTTCTGGGGTCATTTTAGCCAGAGAATTAGTCAACTCCCCCGCTAACGACATTAATCCTGTTACCATGGCGGAAATGGTGCAGAATTTAGCCTCAGCACATAATTTAGAATTAACGATTCTCGAACAAGCAGAGTGCGAAAAATTAGGCATGGGTGCATTTTTAGGAGTAGCCAAAGCCTCTGATTTACCTCCTAAATTTATTCACCTCGTCTATAAACCCCAAGGCACAGCAAAACGGAAACTAGCCATTGTCGGTAAAGGTTTAACTTTCGATTCAGGTGGTTTAAACCTCAAAGTTAGTGGTAGTGGCATCGAAACCATGAAAATGGATATGGGCGGTGCGGCGGCTACTTTTGGGGCGGCAAAGGCGATCGCACTTTTAAAACCAGATGTAGAAGTACACTTTATCAGTGCAGTCACTGAAAATATGATTAGTGGTAAGGCAATGCACCCTGGAGACATCTTAACCGCCTCCAATGGCAAAACCATCGAAGTTAACAATACCGATGCAGAAGGGCGTTTAACCCTTGCTGATGCTCTTGTTTATGCCGACAAATTAGGTGTTGATGCGATGGTTGACTTAGCCACATTAACAGGGGCTTGTATTGTTGCTTTAGGTAATGATATAGCAGGATTATGGACAACAGAGGATAAATTAGCCAATGAGTTAAAAATTGCCGCCGAAGCAGGAGGAGAAAAATTCTGGCAAATGCCCATGGAAAGTAAATATTTTGAACAGATGAAATCTCCTATTGCCGATATGAAAAATACTGGCACTCGTGCAGGAGGTTCAATCACTGCCGCCTTATTCTTGCAACAATTCGTCAAAGATACCCCTTGGGCTCATTTAGATATAGCAGGGCCAGTTTGGGCAGATAAACCCAGTGCTGTCAATAATGAAGGTGGTACAGGCTTTGCAGTGCGCACCCTTGTCAATTGGGTTATCAATAATTAA
- a CDS encoding DUF2283 domain-containing protein — protein sequence MIVTYDNEVDAIYFKLTENKIDSTEPETDRIIIDYDKDNNIVGIEVLDFYYLVKKGLTVADLPFPEDERLTVSQYFNILLLFNPEGKYKDCYIILRSSKN from the coding sequence ATGATTGTTACCTACGATAATGAAGTTGACGCAATTTATTTTAAATTAACGGAAAATAAAATTGACAGCACCGAACCTGAAACAGACAGAATTATTATTGACTACGATAAAGATAATAATATTGTTGGTATAGAGGTATTAGATTTTTATTATCTAGTGAAGAAAGGTTTAACGGTTGCTGATTTACCTTTTCCTGAAGATGAAAGGTTAACAGTTTCTCAATATTTTAATATCCTGTTGCTATTTAATCCAGAAGGGAAATATAAGGATTGCTATATAATCTTGAGAAGTAGTAAAAATTAA